In Candidatus Methanomethylophilus alvi Mx1201, a genomic segment contains:
- a CDS encoding HFX_2341 family transcriptional regulator domain-containing protein translates to MVACVTFETVKISEPVHYYGVHTVHLLHYIRDPESERGSIYAGFFEETSEQISSSGAEVVEHNVNVSNFPDVIREVESILGSEYSEHPDSDIYVNLSSGSSEYISAATIVSMMYPKSIPFTVSTKEYTVDLENVKKLYYDGDRPVGLSRSVTDPSPMVKVSIPHPDEILVRGLRAYVNCNCKTREAISLIKSEGLWLRGESKSEEYSKQYDVVWFHRDFVQKWINLGWVERDEHRRRFNLTDDGRWILRTYFT, encoded by the coding sequence ATGGTTGCCTGCGTGACATTTGAAACGGTGAAAATATCGGAACCGGTCCATTATTACGGGGTACATACAGTGCATCTGCTGCATTACATCCGCGATCCGGAATCCGAAAGAGGTTCCATATATGCCGGCTTCTTCGAAGAGACTTCGGAGCAGATATCATCATCAGGTGCCGAAGTCGTGGAACATAATGTAAATGTCAGCAATTTTCCAGATGTTATCCGCGAAGTGGAATCGATCCTCGGATCCGAGTATTCCGAACATCCTGATTCCGACATATATGTGAATCTCTCATCGGGATCGTCGGAATACATCTCTGCGGCAACCATCGTATCCATGATGTATCCGAAATCCATTCCTTTCACGGTCAGCACGAAAGAATACACCGTTGATCTTGAAAATGTGAAAAAACTGTACTATGACGGAGACCGCCCTGTCGGATTATCGCGTTCTGTGACAGATCCGTCTCCGATGGTCAAGGTTTCGATACCGCATCCCGACGAGATCCTTGTCCGCGGCCTCAGAGCATATGTCAACTGCAACTGCAAAACCCGGGAAGCGATATCGCTTATCAAATCAGAAGGACTGTGGCTAAGGGGCGAATCGAAATCAGAGGAATATTCCAAGCAATACGACGTCGTATGGTTCCATCGGGACTTTGTGCAGAAATGGATCAATCTGGGATGGGTGGAACGCGATGAGCACAGACGCAGATTCAATTTAACGGATGACGGCAGGTGGATCCTCCGTACGTATTTCACATGA
- the thsA gene encoding thermosome subunit alpha has protein sequence MYGNSNQPIIVLKEGTQRSKDKEAQFSNIDAAKAVADSVRSTLGPKGMDKMMVNSIGDVVITNDGVTILKELDVQHPAAKMVVEVAKTQDTECGDGTTTSVVLAGELLKQSEDLINANVHPTVITNGYNMAAAEAVKILNEIAVDAKNDKMLKTVSDTSLTGKDVGDDSDLSHLSDIIVKAAKFVADEDGRVDTKNIRITKKVGGVIADTYLVQGVVIDKELVHSRMPKISKDAKIAVFNCGLEVKKTEIDAQIQITDPSRMNDFLAEEEAGMKRMVDHIKETGATVVFTSKAIDELVQHYLTKAGIMGYRRLKESDIESIAKATGATICGEVNELTEKDLGTAGCVEEKRVGEDGMAFITGCKNPKAVTIFIRGGTEHVIEEVERAINDAVRTVGITLEDGKVVAGAGAPEIELGIRLAKFAASVGGREQLAIEKFAKAMEVIPWTLAENAGLDQIDVIIKMKSAHENNKDGKYFGIDLDSGEPVNMLDKNVIEPLRVKTQAVNSATEVANMILRIDDVIAARRAPPAPPQGGAPGGMPPGMM, from the coding sequence ATGTACGGAAACAGCAACCAGCCTATCATCGTTCTCAAAGAGGGGACCCAGAGGAGCAAGGACAAAGAGGCGCAGTTCAGCAACATCGACGCCGCGAAAGCCGTAGCGGACTCCGTAAGGTCCACCCTCGGACCCAAAGGAATGGACAAAATGATGGTCAACTCCATCGGCGATGTCGTCATCACCAACGACGGTGTCACCATCCTCAAGGAGCTGGACGTCCAGCACCCCGCCGCCAAGATGGTCGTCGAGGTCGCCAAGACCCAGGACACCGAGTGCGGAGACGGGACCACCACCTCCGTCGTCCTCGCAGGAGAGCTCCTCAAGCAGTCCGAGGACCTCATCAACGCCAACGTCCACCCCACCGTCATCACCAACGGATACAACATGGCGGCCGCCGAGGCCGTCAAGATTCTCAACGAGATCGCGGTCGACGCCAAGAACGACAAGATGCTCAAGACCGTGTCCGACACCTCCCTCACCGGAAAGGACGTCGGGGACGACAGCGACCTGAGCCACCTGTCCGACATCATCGTCAAAGCGGCGAAGTTCGTCGCCGACGAGGACGGAAGGGTCGACACCAAGAACATCCGCATCACCAAGAAGGTCGGAGGCGTCATCGCCGACACCTACCTCGTGCAGGGAGTCGTCATCGACAAGGAACTCGTGCACTCCAGGATGCCCAAGATCTCCAAGGACGCCAAGATCGCCGTCTTCAACTGCGGCCTCGAGGTCAAGAAGACCGAGATCGACGCCCAGATCCAGATCACCGACCCCTCCCGCATGAACGACTTCCTCGCAGAGGAGGAGGCCGGTATGAAGAGGATGGTCGACCACATCAAGGAGACCGGAGCCACCGTCGTCTTCACCTCCAAGGCCATCGACGAGCTCGTGCAGCACTACCTGACCAAGGCGGGAATCATGGGATACAGGAGGCTCAAGGAGTCCGACATCGAGTCCATCGCCAAGGCCACCGGCGCCACCATCTGCGGCGAGGTCAACGAGCTGACCGAGAAGGACCTCGGAACCGCCGGATGCGTCGAGGAGAAGCGCGTCGGAGAGGACGGCATGGCCTTCATCACCGGCTGCAAGAACCCCAAGGCGGTCACCATCTTCATCCGCGGCGGTACCGAGCACGTCATCGAGGAGGTCGAGAGGGCCATCAACGACGCCGTACGCACCGTCGGTATCACCCTCGAGGACGGAAAGGTCGTCGCCGGTGCCGGAGCACCCGAGATCGAGCTCGGCATCAGGCTCGCCAAGTTCGCCGCATCCGTCGGCGGAAGGGAGCAGCTCGCCATCGAGAAGTTCGCCAAGGCCATGGAGGTCATCCCCTGGACCCTCGCCGAGAACGCCGGACTCGACCAGATCGACGTCATCATCAAGATGAAGTCCGCCCACGAGAACAACAAGGACGGCAAGTACTTCGGTATCGACCTCGACTCCGGAGAGCCCGTCAACATGCTCGACAAGAACGTCATCGAGCCCCTCAGGGTCAAGACCCAGGCGGTCAACTCCGCCACCGAGGTCGCCAACATGATCCTCAGGATCGACGACGTCATCGCCGCCCGCAGGGCACCCCCGGCGCCTCCCCAGGGAGGAGCACCCGGAGGAATGCCCCCCGGAATGATGTGA
- a CDS encoding SPL family radical SAM protein, protein MERDSKLIEYPNREEWDGLYTTVSCRRALSPSGLPGIQYALNPYGGCEHGCIYCYAPEVTHVQWGGWRVVRVKVNIADRLVQELPGLTGTIGIGTVTDPYQGAEARFMLTRRCLEILKERGYRVHIHTKSDLVLRDLDLLSSMEGEVGVTVTGLDERRSKMLEPGAPLPEARLRALRELSAAGVDAYALIGPVLNHLEGHEDEFCDAIASTGVRRAVLDRLNPRPELSKRTDRMHVRGSDVALENIRTMLASRGLTVEDAFREEARRHSPCRL, encoded by the coding sequence ATGGAACGCGACTCGAAGCTCATCGAGTACCCTAACAGGGAGGAGTGGGACGGCCTCTATACCACGGTCTCATGCAGGCGCGCCCTCTCCCCCTCCGGTCTCCCGGGGATACAGTACGCCCTCAACCCATACGGAGGCTGCGAGCACGGCTGTATATACTGCTACGCCCCCGAGGTCACCCATGTCCAATGGGGAGGTTGGCGCGTGGTCAGGGTCAAGGTGAACATAGCCGACCGTCTGGTACAGGAGCTCCCCGGACTAACCGGCACCATCGGGATCGGCACCGTCACCGACCCCTACCAGGGGGCCGAGGCCCGCTTCATGCTCACCCGCAGGTGCCTGGAGATCCTGAAGGAGAGGGGGTACAGGGTGCACATCCATACCAAATCCGACCTGGTTCTGAGGGACCTCGACCTCCTGTCTTCCATGGAAGGGGAGGTGGGGGTGACGGTCACCGGTCTCGACGAGAGGAGGTCCAAGATGCTGGAGCCCGGGGCGCCGCTCCCGGAGGCACGCCTGCGCGCCCTGAGGGAGCTTTCCGCCGCAGGCGTGGATGCTTATGCCCTCATAGGGCCCGTCCTGAACCATCTGGAGGGTCATGAGGACGAATTCTGCGACGCGATCGCCTCCACAGGGGTGAGGAGGGCGGTCCTGGACCGTCTCAATCCCCGTCCGGAACTGTCCAAGAGGACGGACCGGATGCATGTCCGGGGTTCGGATGTGGCACTGGAAAATATAAGAACCATGCTGGCATCCAGAGGTCTGACCGTGGAGGACGCCTTCCGAGAGGAGGCCAGACGTCATTCCCCGTGTCGGTTGTAA
- a CDS encoding EF-Tu/IF-2/RF-3 family GTPase: MGNLNVAAVGAPGLAADIGKKGTVSDMTFYEVKEGSDSITLIEPSKYPDKLSSLFYATEMSEFVILTVDKIDSFLGETIVMVDSQKRSKGWIVLRNYIQPEQLKPLIAGTCLEGYEFVEEDPTAMRIALIDMAKAEKRTAGDGTCGSCPVDSHFNVKGVGTVVLGSVADGYFKVHDKMTVWPVKKEVVLRSIQKHDIDAQDGVKGDHVGLALKGIESDELDRGFVCSTDPSIKMTQKVTGKVTYNKYYRGELKDGMMVHVGHWMQMVPARIEKASGKDADVEMSFDGQIIHKPGDEGVVMYLEGGKLRVIGTIVLP, encoded by the coding sequence ATGGGGAACCTCAACGTCGCAGCGGTAGGGGCGCCCGGCCTCGCCGCGGATATCGGCAAGAAAGGGACCGTGTCGGACATGACCTTCTACGAGGTCAAGGAGGGTTCCGACTCCATAACGCTCATAGAGCCGTCGAAATACCCGGACAAGCTGTCGTCCCTGTTCTACGCCACCGAGATGTCGGAGTTCGTCATCCTCACGGTCGACAAGATCGACTCCTTCCTGGGGGAGACCATCGTCATGGTCGACTCGCAGAAGAGGTCCAAGGGGTGGATCGTCCTCAGGAACTACATCCAGCCGGAGCAGCTGAAACCCCTCATCGCAGGGACCTGCCTGGAGGGCTACGAGTTCGTGGAGGAGGACCCCACGGCCATGAGGATCGCCCTCATAGACATGGCGAAGGCGGAGAAGAGGACGGCCGGGGACGGGACGTGCGGGTCCTGCCCGGTGGACAGCCACTTCAACGTCAAGGGCGTGGGGACCGTCGTCCTCGGGTCCGTGGCGGACGGGTACTTCAAGGTCCACGACAAGATGACCGTTTGGCCCGTGAAGAAGGAGGTCGTCCTCCGTTCCATCCAGAAGCACGACATCGATGCCCAGGACGGGGTCAAGGGGGACCATGTGGGTCTCGCCCTCAAAGGCATCGAGAGCGACGAGCTCGACAGGGGGTTCGTGTGCTCCACCGACCCCTCCATCAAGATGACCCAGAAGGTCACGGGGAAGGTCACCTACAACAAGTACTACCGCGGCGAGCTGAAGGACGGCATGATGGTCCATGTGGGCCATTGGATGCAGATGGTCCCGGCCCGCATCGAGAAGGCGTCCGGCAAGGATGCCGACGTGGAGATGTCATTCGACGGACAGATCATCCACAAACCGGGGGACGAAGGCGTCGTGATGTACCTCGAGGGCGGCAAGCTCAGGGTCATCGGGACGATAGTCCTTCCGTGA
- a CDS encoding amino acid-binding ACT domain protein, with product MDECIITQLSIFVNNEPGRLAAVAKTLEDCKVNMKACNLAESTEFGILRAIVDDPDAAAERLTAKGVIVKKTELVGVKISDVPGSLYRPAAALGEAGVNIEYGYAFTGKDVEGLLMRVDDPAKAVDVLKKAGLELIKGSEI from the coding sequence ATGGACGAGTGCATAATCACACAGCTTTCTATCTTCGTTAACAACGAACCCGGCAGGCTGGCCGCCGTGGCCAAGACGCTGGAGGACTGCAAGGTCAACATGAAGGCCTGCAACCTGGCCGAATCCACCGAGTTCGGCATACTGAGGGCCATCGTGGACGACCCCGACGCGGCCGCCGAGAGGCTGACCGCCAAGGGCGTCATCGTGAAGAAGACCGAGCTCGTCGGGGTCAAGATCTCCGACGTCCCCGGGTCCCTCTACAGACCCGCGGCCGCCCTCGGGGAGGCCGGTGTCAACATCGAGTATGGATACGCCTTCACCGGCAAGGACGTCGAAGGCCTCCTGATGAGGGTGGACGACCCCGCCAAGGCGGTGGACGTCCTGAAGAAGGCGGGCCTCGAGCTCATCAAGGGATCGGAGATCTGA
- a CDS encoding phenylacetate--CoA ligase family protein: MFWNPRIETMPYEELKQLQYHELKQLVNNLYSFNKFYHDRMREANVSPLDINCLDDIRKLPFMYKQDLRDNYPDKMFTAPKNEIVRYHVSSGTSGKPTLVAYTRHDLDYWTEALARSFTSAGIGPGDIMQVSYGYGLFTGGLGAHYGAEKVGATVLPASTGNTQRQLEMMQDLGVTVIACTPSYLTHLCTTAREMGIDWKRDMKLKKAILGAEPWSESMRTRLQNEMGIKCYDIYGTSEQAGPMFSECEAQKGAHICGDLMLVEILDRETGEPLEPGNEGEMVVTMLQKEAMPMIRYKMKDITHLDVEPCECGRTSPRIGRITGRADDMLIIRGINVFPSQIEYTLMRIPQVGEQYMIYVTREGDLDRMQLQVEIRPEAFSDKVEDMVALRAHIESELKKYLNVAVEVELKAPGELPRFDGKAKRVIDKRVF, translated from the coding sequence ATGTTCTGGAACCCTAGGATCGAGACAATGCCATACGAGGAGCTCAAGCAGCTCCAATACCACGAACTGAAACAACTTGTTAACAACCTCTACAGCTTCAACAAGTTCTACCACGACAGGATGAGGGAGGCCAACGTATCCCCCCTCGACATCAACTGTCTGGACGATATCAGGAAACTGCCCTTCATGTACAAGCAGGACCTCCGCGACAACTATCCCGACAAGATGTTCACCGCCCCCAAGAACGAGATCGTCAGGTACCATGTGTCCTCCGGCACCTCCGGGAAGCCGACCCTCGTGGCGTACACCCGCCACGACCTCGACTATTGGACCGAGGCCCTCGCCAGGTCCTTCACCTCCGCCGGCATCGGGCCCGGCGACATAATGCAGGTGTCCTACGGGTACGGACTCTTCACCGGAGGTCTCGGGGCCCACTACGGGGCCGAGAAGGTCGGTGCGACAGTCCTCCCCGCCTCCACCGGGAACACGCAGAGACAGCTGGAGATGATGCAGGACCTCGGCGTCACCGTCATCGCCTGCACCCCCTCCTATCTGACCCACCTCTGCACCACCGCCAGGGAGATGGGCATCGACTGGAAGAGGGACATGAAGCTCAAGAAGGCCATCCTCGGTGCCGAACCCTGGTCCGAGTCCATGAGGACCAGGCTCCAGAATGAGATGGGTATCAAATGCTACGACATCTACGGGACCTCCGAGCAGGCGGGACCCATGTTCAGCGAGTGCGAGGCCCAGAAGGGCGCCCACATCTGCGGCGACCTGATGCTGGTCGAGATCCTCGACCGCGAGACCGGGGAGCCCCTGGAGCCCGGGAACGAGGGCGAGATGGTCGTGACCATGCTGCAGAAGGAGGCCATGCCCATGATCCGTTACAAGATGAAGGACATCACCCACCTCGACGTCGAGCCCTGCGAGTGCGGCAGGACCTCGCCGAGGATCGGGAGGATCACCGGCAGGGCCGACGACATGCTCATCATCAGGGGTATCAACGTTTTCCCGTCGCAGATCGAGTACACCCTGATGAGGATCCCGCAGGTCGGGGAGCAGTACATGATCTACGTGACCAGGGAAGGGGACCTCGACAGGATGCAGCTCCAGGTCGAGATCAGGCCCGAGGCGTTCAGCGACAAGGTCGAGGACATGGTGGCCCTGCGCGCCCACATAGAGAGCGAACTGAAGAAATATCTCAACGTCGCTGTGGAAGTGGAACTGAAGGCCCCCGGGGAGCTCCCCAGGTTCGACGGGAAGGCCAAGAGGGTAATCGACAAGAGGGTGTTTTGA
- a CDS encoding class I SAM-dependent methyltransferase, translating to MDPDTQKEAWDRLYSSQGRPWRGVADISWTGIGPGTRVLDLGCGNGKTSEALLERGCEVTGADFSEAAVESCIRLLGHRAEFVTADCRDLPFPDGSFEAVVAVHVFEHVPAEDLGKAVSEALRVTVPGGRICIRCFAEGDMRSGGRKEDVRNGILYRYFSEDDIRGMFRGEDVISVEHVDEPTRFGTVRRRLECVIGKASF from the coding sequence ATGGATCCCGATACCCAGAAGGAAGCCTGGGACAGACTCTACTCCTCCCAGGGCAGACCGTGGAGGGGCGTGGCCGACATATCATGGACTGGCATAGGTCCGGGGACCAGGGTCCTGGACCTGGGGTGCGGCAACGGGAAGACCTCCGAGGCCCTTCTGGAGAGGGGATGCGAGGTCACCGGGGCTGACTTCTCCGAGGCGGCCGTGGAGTCCTGCATCAGACTGCTGGGACATCGTGCGGAGTTCGTGACCGCCGACTGCCGGGACCTCCCGTTCCCCGACGGCTCGTTCGAAGCCGTCGTGGCCGTGCACGTGTTCGAGCACGTGCCGGCGGAGGACCTCGGGAAGGCGGTCTCGGAGGCGCTCCGCGTGACCGTCCCCGGAGGGAGGATATGCATCCGCTGCTTCGCGGAGGGGGACATGCGCTCCGGCGGGAGGAAGGAGGACGTCAGGAACGGGATCCTCTACAGATACTTCTCGGAGGACGACATAAGGGGGATGTTCCGCGGGGAGGACGTGATATCGGTGGAGCACGTGGACGAGCCCACCCGCTTCGGGACCGTCCGCAGACGCTTGGAGTGCGTCATCGGAAAAGCATCCTTTTAA
- a CDS encoding YkgJ family cysteine cluster protein — translation MALYRGKYQLEGLAKISPEMEKDLDLAYDICMSYRGMFPCEMCGKCCHQPNIIIRPEEVDRVSTAAGVDLYTFMTRYVYQTSDGRILINKKEDGPCPFLGKDRRCTIWEDRPEICDDFPYLVSMFVSRVYLALTNPDADILDMVGYMDEKWPCTKEIRSTIAEKVEEGRKVRAGRLNDA, via the coding sequence ATGGCATTGTACAGAGGGAAATACCAGCTCGAGGGACTCGCGAAGATCTCCCCGGAGATGGAGAAGGACCTGGACTTGGCATACGACATATGCATGTCCTACCGCGGGATGTTCCCCTGCGAGATGTGCGGGAAATGCTGCCATCAGCCCAACATCATAATACGTCCGGAGGAGGTGGACCGCGTGTCCACCGCCGCCGGCGTGGACCTGTACACCTTCATGACCCGGTACGTCTACCAGACGTCGGACGGGAGGATCCTCATAAACAAGAAGGAGGACGGACCCTGCCCGTTCCTGGGGAAGGACAGGAGATGCACCATATGGGAGGACCGTCCGGAGATCTGCGACGACTTCCCCTATCTGGTCTCCATGTTCGTGTCCCGCGTCTATCTGGCACTTACGAATCCGGATGCGGACATACTCGACATGGTCGGCTACATGGATGAGAAGTGGCCGTGCACCAAGGAGATAAGGTCCACCATCGCGGAGAAGGTCGAGGAGGGCCGCAAGGTCCGCGCCGGCCGTCTCAATGATGCCTGA
- a CDS encoding alpha/beta fold hydrolase: protein MPFAKVNGIEMYYERVGQGEPIVLITGLAGDVSFWNKTVPMLSDRFDVITVDNRGAGRTRCSGTFGIEDMADDVIALLDHLGIFKSNILGWSMGSHIALDLAARYPDRVRTLTIVACYLYRPARSAYILEYLADGYADGTVSGGTVAKVLNVLLRNSGFFEEAERKGRTIREIQPPDPTGFKNQMRAVNGYDAEKDARSIRVPTLSVHGLEDIMTEPSAGDEISSVIKGCEKIRIPGEGHVLRPESYIPYVMVFIRHH from the coding sequence GTGCCATTTGCTAAGGTCAACGGGATCGAGATGTACTACGAGCGTGTCGGACAGGGCGAGCCCATCGTCCTGATAACCGGGTTGGCCGGAGACGTTTCTTTCTGGAACAAGACCGTGCCCATGCTGTCCGACAGGTTCGACGTCATAACGGTGGACAACCGCGGAGCGGGAAGGACACGTTGTTCCGGGACCTTCGGGATAGAGGACATGGCGGACGACGTCATCGCCCTGTTGGATCATCTGGGTATATTCAAGTCCAACATACTCGGGTGGTCGATGGGGTCCCATATCGCCCTGGACCTCGCGGCGAGGTATCCGGACAGGGTGAGGACCCTGACGATCGTGGCATGTTATCTGTACCGTCCCGCCAGGTCGGCCTACATACTGGAATATCTGGCGGACGGGTATGCGGACGGTACCGTCTCCGGGGGGACGGTGGCCAAGGTCCTCAACGTCCTGCTCAGGAACTCGGGGTTCTTCGAGGAAGCGGAGAGGAAGGGCCGTACTATCAGGGAGATCCAACCCCCCGACCCGACAGGTTTCAAGAACCAGATGCGTGCGGTGAACGGTTACGATGCGGAGAAGGATGCCCGTTCCATACGCGTGCCTACGCTCTCCGTCCACGGTCTCGAGGATATAATGACAGAGCCTTCCGCCGGGGACGAGATCTCTTCTGTGATAAAGGGATGCGAGAAGATACGCATACCGGGGGAGGGACATGTCCTCCGCCCGGAATCGTATATACCTTACGTGATGGTCTTCATCAGGCATCATTGA
- a CDS encoding U32 family peptidase, with product MEILSPAGSPEGLVASVKGGCDAVYLGGKSFGARAFSNNFTDKQIEGAVNYAHDNGVKVYVTVNTLIKDSEMDDAVSFVRFLADIGADAVLVQDLGLLKSLHSVDIKKHASTQMGICSREGLEWCARNGISRAVLNRELTFEELEDIVRDSPVETEVFVQGALCYCLSGGCLFSSLVGGRSGNRGQCAQPCRKKYTMDGETSFRLSSADLYGVDWIKKLDSIGVTSAKIEGRMRSQAYAYLASKVYSSVNRGADPSEYGEDLDLLKTVFNRGYCDGYLGGVVSPVQMKYADNRGYRLGRATFKKRKFDTSELDEEVNVRDGISIYDGDVKVGGFKLSSVGKTASPFDIPDGTYDVYRTYDPRIDIIKNMVGDVPRFDGQTERRPVHSRLKEVVRPKRDLPEMSFYVGSVRNLEAVLPYAHRIYYEECDSLPEAQEICDGAGKEIVTIAPRFDPSWRPDTSRPFMVHTPGQYIPRGDERIYASYNMNVFNSRVSMPFYQTTLSTELSDQEIEYLAHHHPGRLEVMVFGRTELMCTRDPGLKNGILEDEKGYRFPVYRDCHGLAHVLNSTDLMLLPYLRQLGSFGIDSVGIDVRKRPERIAAAVAKAFAGNNVKAKLDLTGLCGGINYGAYLRGTD from the coding sequence ATGGAGATACTCTCGCCGGCCGGTTCCCCCGAGGGGCTGGTCGCTTCTGTAAAAGGCGGATGCGACGCCGTGTATCTGGGAGGCAAGTCTTTCGGGGCGAGGGCTTTCTCGAACAATTTCACGGACAAGCAGATCGAGGGCGCCGTCAACTACGCGCACGACAACGGTGTGAAGGTCTACGTCACCGTGAACACCCTCATCAAGGATTCGGAGATGGACGACGCCGTCTCGTTCGTCCGTTTCCTGGCGGACATAGGTGCGGACGCGGTCCTCGTGCAGGACCTCGGTCTCCTGAAGTCCCTGCACTCGGTGGATATAAAGAAGCACGCATCGACCCAGATGGGGATATGCTCCCGCGAGGGGCTAGAATGGTGTGCGAGGAACGGGATATCCCGTGCGGTCCTGAACCGTGAACTTACGTTCGAGGAGCTGGAGGACATCGTGAGGGACTCCCCCGTGGAGACGGAGGTCTTCGTGCAGGGGGCCCTGTGCTACTGCCTCTCCGGAGGATGCCTCTTCTCCTCCCTCGTCGGCGGGAGGAGCGGGAACAGGGGACAGTGCGCCCAGCCCTGCAGGAAGAAGTACACCATGGACGGGGAGACGTCCTTCAGGCTCAGCAGCGCAGACCTCTACGGGGTGGACTGGATAAAGAAACTGGATTCCATAGGGGTCACCTCCGCGAAGATCGAGGGGAGGATGAGGAGCCAGGCGTACGCCTACCTCGCATCCAAGGTGTATTCGTCGGTAAACAGGGGTGCGGACCCGTCGGAGTACGGGGAGGACCTCGACCTTCTGAAGACCGTGTTCAACAGAGGCTACTGCGACGGATATCTGGGAGGGGTGGTCTCCCCCGTGCAGATGAAGTATGCGGACAACCGCGGGTACCGCCTCGGCAGGGCCACTTTCAAGAAGAGGAAGTTCGACACATCCGAGCTGGACGAGGAGGTCAACGTCCGCGATGGGATCAGCATCTACGACGGGGATGTCAAGGTGGGCGGCTTCAAGCTCAGCTCCGTGGGGAAGACGGCCTCCCCCTTCGACATACCGGACGGGACATACGACGTGTACAGGACCTACGACCCCCGTATAGACATCATAAAGAACATGGTCGGGGACGTTCCCCGGTTCGACGGTCAGACGGAGAGGAGGCCCGTCCATTCCCGTTTGAAGGAGGTCGTGAGGCCGAAGAGGGACCTGCCTGAGATGTCCTTCTACGTCGGTTCCGTCAGGAACCTCGAGGCGGTCCTCCCCTATGCGCACAGGATATACTACGAGGAGTGCGACTCCCTTCCCGAGGCCCAGGAGATATGCGACGGTGCCGGCAAGGAGATCGTGACGATCGCTCCCAGGTTCGACCCGTCCTGGAGGCCGGACACCTCGAGACCTTTCATGGTACACACCCCCGGACAGTACATCCCCCGCGGGGACGAGCGCATATATGCCAGCTACAACATGAACGTGTTCAACTCCCGTGTGAGCATGCCTTTCTACCAGACCACCCTCTCCACGGAGCTGTCGGATCAGGAGATTGAATATCTGGCACATCACCACCCCGGGAGACTGGAGGTCATGGTGTTCGGCAGGACGGAGCTCATGTGCACCCGCGACCCCGGTCTGAAGAACGGCATACTGGAGGACGAGAAGGGATACAGGTTCCCGGTCTACAGGGACTGCCACGGTCTGGCACATGTACTCAACTCCACCGACCTAATGCTTCTGCCGTACCTCAGGCAGCTGGGGTCCTTCGGCATAGACTCCGTGGGCATAGACGTGAGGAAGCGTCCCGAGAGGATCGCCGCGGCGGTGGCCAAGGCCTTCGCCGGGAACAACGTGAAGGCGAAGCTCGACCTCACCGGCCTGTGCGGCGGGATAAACTACGGGGCGTACCTGAGGGGTACTGACTGA